Proteins encoded within one genomic window of Trichoderma asperellum chromosome 2, complete sequence:
- a CDS encoding uncharacterized protein (EggNog:ENOG41), which produces MPRKEVNRILSSSCPPSSDPGTVLVETERLIIRRYLLSDAPALAMAANHEEVATYMSDRFASPYTVADAENFIQQTFHDDDTAAYPHSSAIVLKPGFPGNPSATEPLIIGGIGTHHLTDIFYRTWDLGYYLSPTVWRQGYGTEALNAFTRWVFVTWPLLNRIQARTYENNIASQKLLQKCGFVIEGRGRGVVEKNGKLMGDVAFGLVRDDLK; this is translated from the coding sequence ATGCCGAGAAAAGAAGTAAATCGAATCCTCTCATCGTCATGCCCGCCGAGCAGCGATCCAGGAACCGTATTGGTCGAAACTGAAAGACTCATTATACGGCGATACCTATTATCAGATGCTCCAGCTCTGGCAATGGCTGCAAACCACGAAGAAGTTGCAACTTACATGAGCGATCGCTTCGCCAGCCCGTATACCGTTGCCGACGCTGAGAATTTCATTCAACAAACCtttcatgatgatgatacagCAGCATACCCACACTCATCAGCCATCGTCTTGAAGCCAGGATTTCCAGGCAACCCCTCCGCTACTGAACCACTTATCATTGGCGGCATTGGAACACACCATTTAACCGACATATTCTACCGAACGTGGGATCTGGGTTACTACCTTTCTCCGACAGTGTGGCGCCAAGGCTACGGAACTGAAGCGCTAAACGCATTCACAAGATGGGTGTTTGTCACCTGGCCATTATTGAACCGCATACAGGCTCGTACATATGAGAACAACATAGCAAGCCAAAAGTTGTTACAGAAATGCGGTTTCGTGATAGAgggaagggggagaggggtTGTTGAAAAGAATGGAAAGCTCATGGGCGATGTTGCGTTTGGTCTCGTAAGAGATGATTTAAAGTGA
- the NUO49 gene encoding NADH:ubiquinone oxidoreductase 49kD subunit, with protein MASSLHRLVGTGARRLCLRPATTSLATRPFTASAFRRYSSQEQTGTRIIPTDEHFNLTGDPYGFPSKSESAAAQKPRENSVEDRKVRHYTVNFGPQHPAAHGVLRLILELSGEEIIRADPHVGLLHRGTEKLIEYKTYLQALPYFDRLDYVSMMTNEQCFALAVEKLLNIEIPDRAKYIRTLFGEITRVLNHLMSVLSHAMDVGALTPFLWGFEEREKLMEFYERVSGARLHAAYVRPGGVHQDIPIGLLDDIYQWATQFGDRIDETEEMLTDNRIWIERLRGVGVVSAADALNLSFTGVMLRGSGIPFDVRKNQPYDAYDKVEFDVPVGTNGDCYDRYLCRMEEFRQSLRIIHQCLNQMPAGPVRVEDYKISPPPRSAMKENMEALIHHFLLYTKGYAVPPGETYSAIEAPKGEMGVYVVSDGSERPYRCHIRAPGFAHLGGFDHVAKGHLLADAVAVIGTMDLVFGEVDR; from the exons ATGGCCTCATCCCTCCACAGACTCGTTGGCACCGGCGCCAGGCGATTATGCCTGCGGCCTGCGACAACATCTCTTGCCACTCGACCCTTCACAGCATCTGCTTTCCGACGGTATTCGAGCCAAGAGCAGACTGGCACGCGAATTATTCCCACGGACGAGCATTTCAACCTGACCGGCGACCCCTACGGCTTCCCTTCCAAGTCCGagagcgccgccgcccaaAAGCCGCGCGAAAACAGCGTGGAGGATCGCAAAGTCAGACACTACACTGTCAACTTCGGACCCCAGCATCCTGCCGCCCACGGTGTGTTGCGATTGATTCTCGAGCTCAGCGGTGAAGAAATCATTCGGGCCGATCCTCACGTCGGTCTGCTGCACCGAGGAACGGAAAAGTTGATCGAGTACAAGACCTATCTTCAAGCTCTGCCATACTTCGACCGTTTGGACTATGTCTCCATGATGACAAACGAACAATGCTTTGCCCTTGCCGTCGAGAAGCTTCTGAACATTGAGATCCCCGACCGTGCCAAGTACATCCGAACTCTCTTTGGCGAAATCACCCGTGTCTTGAACCACCTGATGTCCGTCCTATCACACGCCATGGACGTTGGTGCTTTGACACCTTTCCTGTGGGGTTTCGAGGAGCGAGAAAAGCTCATG GAATTCTATGAGCGTGTCTCTGGTGCTCGTCTTCACGCCGCCTACGTTCGTCCTGGAGGTGTTCACCAGGATATCCCCATTGGACTGCTGGATGATATCTACCAGTGGGCTACCCAGTTCGGAGACCGCATTGACGAGACTGAGGAGATGCTTACTGATAACCGTATCTGGATTGAGCGTCTGAGGGGCGTTGGTgttgtctctgctgctgatgctctgAACCTTTCTTTTACTGGTGTCATGCTCCGTGGCTCTGGCATTCCTTTTGATGTTCGAAAGAACCAGCCATATGACGCCTACGACAAGGTCGAGTTCGATGTCCCTGTTGGCACCAACGGTGACTGCTACGACCGATACCTGTGCAGAATGGAGGAGTTCAGACAGTCACTGCGCATCATCCACCAGTGCCTGAACCAGATGCCCGCCGGCCCCGTCCGTGTCGAGGACTACAAGATTTCACCTCCTCCCCGATCTGCCATGAAGGAGAACATGGAGGCTCTGATCCACCACTTCCTGCTTTACACCAAGGGATACGCCGTGCCTCCTGGAGAGACTTACTCTGCTATCGAGGCCCCCAAGGGTGAGATGGGAGTCTACGTGGTCAGCGACGGCAGTGAGCGCCCTTACAGATGCCACATCCGCGCTCCTGGCTTTGCTCACTTGGGTGGTTTCGACCACGTCGCCAAGGGTCACTTGTTGGCTGATGCGGTCGCTGTAATTGGTACTATGGATCTTGTGTTTG GTGAGGTTGACAGGTAA
- a CDS encoding uncharacterized protein (EggNog:ENOG41~TransMembrane:2 (i16-39o384-405i)) — METFKYTRADSDKIRLWLIGILFLVLIAWIGQTTLSIIVPPLIILNNTAPVNPNAVYVPKKLDGNPSTAAKYVLEVPSALRAVGSTGSSKEIIGQRVMITPPETLGETRDGESIISMSYGYHVTGADFGLQRYPELRLSVNGSCITDYRLFVETTVDDSYNVDWYTIFNTNQSASLYDGREPVASFFPGNSSIKGTLETSNTTWVALISSTQRSSFTVGTDPWYLTDPVPNPTIDTAYVVRSARPVLSCWEDNVWSYKGQTSTVVGLNNSSLPGLDLSPGVQLIFSAHLAQPMILNVATHLGPSALLSTTTAVGQSFDAGASSIQNDLTRLIQAAFIATSNVLTDTTLYPPNSDDKLANWVEGLIGTGDFVVWSPNASALSMKVLVTIPSLLAGVWLLATLLLLLTPVQIINGLDSGIMFAFIKGEFPAFGPARHEKYGVVWQAPSKNSD, encoded by the exons ATGGAAACGTTCAAGTACACCAGAGCAGACTCAGACAAAATCCGCCTTTGGTTGATTGGTATCCTCTTCCTGGTCCTCATAGCATGGATCGGGCAGACCACATTATCCATCATCGTCCCTCCCCTAATTATTCTCAACAACACAGCCCCAGTCAACCCGAATGCGGTGTATGTTCCAAAAAAACTAGATGGCAATCCTTCAACCGCAGCAAAATATGTCTTGGAAGTCCCGTCAGCCCTGCGAGCGGTTGGTAGTACCGGCTCTTCCAAGGAAATAATTGGTCAGAGAGTGATGATAACTCCTCCGGAGACACTGGGTGAAACTCGCGACGGCGagtccatcatcagcatgAGTTACGGTTATCATGTTACCGGAGCAGATTTTGGGCTGCAAAGATACCCAGAGCTGAGGTTGAGTGTCAACGGCTCTTGCATTACTGATTATCGACTTTTCGTGGAGACGACTGTCGATGATTCCTATAATGTTGACTGGTACACTATTTTCAATACAAACCAGTCGGCTTCACTTTATGATGGTCGGGAACCcgttgcttctttctttccaggCAACAGCTCAATCAAAGGCACCCTCGAGACCAGCAACACCACATGGGTCGCGCTCATATCTTCTACCCAAAGAAGTAGCTTTACCGTGGGTACCGATCCATGGTATCTCACCGATCCGGTTCCAAACCCAACTATTGATACTGCCTATGTAGTACGCAGTGCGAGGCCTGTATTATCCTGTTGGGAAGACAATGTGTGGTCATATAAAGGCCAAACCAGCACGGTCGTGGGACTCAATAACAGTTCACTTCCTGGTCTTGATCTTTCGCCGGGCGTGCAACTTATCTTTTCAGCTCACCTCGCTCAACCAATGATCTTAAATGTAGCCACACACCTTGGGCCATCAGCGCTACTATCTACAACCACCGCCGTCGGCCAGTCCTTTGATGCCGGCGCCAGCAGCATACAAAATGACTTAACACGTCTTATTCAAGCTGCATTCATTGCTACCTCCAATGTGCTGACTGATACAACACTATATCCGCCCAATTCTGATGATAAATTGGCAAATTGGGTCGAAGGCTTAATCGGCACTGGTGATTTCGTTGTCTGGAGTCCCAATGCCTCAGCACTGTCGATGAAAGTGCTTGTAACCATTCCCAGTCTCCTCGCAGGCGTGTGGCTGCTTGCTACTCTGCTCTTACTTTTAACTCCTGTTCAGATAATTAATGGTTTAGACTCTGGCATTATGTTTGCATTCATCAAAGGAGAGTTTCCAGCCTTTGGCCCAGCACGTCATGAGAAATATGGGGTGGTTTGGCAAGC GCCCTCGAAAAACTCTGATTAA
- a CDS encoding uncharacterized protein (EggNog:ENOG41), which produces MQLWAESAKEYPTWWAQSKGDYLLFRRTKMRLKSDYELSQGNNSKQRTMGLQKNSATVNGRQYGTTNSLSNIAEAADLIQWPFLKGIIDGRLNIFNSALYQTREATRGDKRGGGVEDKFMTAQGLQVPAVSEFNLEVPNAPFEIDKVLHFDYPPAALPQYIYGPPLLVSIDQEHCDKEEHANQLSRLRAEDLTQTSGVQHAGFDFNDPFWADLFASSGDIALNKDIDTYQGESSWEHSI; this is translated from the coding sequence ATGCAGCTGTGGGCTGAGAGTGCTAAGGAATATCCAACATGGTGGGCACAAAGCAAAGGCGACTACTTGTTGTTTCGAAGGACAAAGATGAGGTTGAAAAGCGACTATGAGCTTTCTCAAGGAAATAACAGCAAGCAGCGGACTATGGGCCTTCAGAAGAATTCCGCTACTGTCAACGGTCGCCAATATGGGACAACAAATAGCTTGTCTAATATAGCAGAGGCAGCTGATTTGATACAGTGGCCCTTTTTAAAGGGAATTATTGATGGTCGTTTGAACATCTTCAATTCAGCTCTCTACCAAACCCGGGAAGCAACACGTGGTGACAAACGGGGTGGCGGCGTGGAAGACAAATTTATGACAGCACAAGGCCTGCAGGTGCCTGCAGTATCAGAATTCAATCTAGAAGTACCAAACGCCCCATTCGAGATCGATAAGGTTCTTCATTTCGACTATCCTCCAGCTGCTTTGCCGCAATATATTTATGGGCCGCCGCTGCTTGTTTCGATTGACCAAGAACACTGTGACAAGGAAGAACATGCCAATCAACTGTCTCGATTACGGGCTGAAGATTTAACACAAACTTCAGGCGTACAGCACGCAGGATTCGATTTCAACGACCCTTTCTGGGCGGATTTGTTTGCGTCCAGTGGTGATATAGCGCTAAACAAGGATATAGATACATATCAGGGGGAAAGTAGCTGGGAACACTCGATTTAA